A window of the Diceros bicornis minor isolate mBicDic1 chromosome 30, mDicBic1.mat.cur, whole genome shotgun sequence genome harbors these coding sequences:
- the UBL5 gene encoding ubiquitin-like protein 5, which yields MIEVVCNDRLGKKVRVKCNTDDTIGDLKKLIAAQTGTRWNKIVLKKWYTIFKDHVSLGDYEIHDGMNLELYYQ from the exons ATGATCGAGGTTGTCTGCAACGACCGTCTGGGGAAGAAGGTCCGCGTTAAGTGCAA CACGGATGACACCATCGGGGACCTTAAGAAGCTGATCGCAGCCCAAACTGGCACCCGTTGGAACAAGATCGTCCTTAAGAAGTG GTACACGATCTTTAAGGATCACGTGTCTCTGGGGGACT ATGAAATCCATGATGGCATGAACTTGGAGCTTTATTACCAATAG
- the FBXL12 gene encoding F-box/LRR-repeat protein 12 isoform X1, whose protein sequence is MATFADLPDSVLLEVFSYLPVRDRIRVSRVCHRWKRLVDDRWLWRHVDLTLYTMRPKVMWHLLRRYMASRLHSLRMGGYLFSGSQAPQLSPALLRALGQKCPNLKRLCLHVADLSMVPITSLPCTLRTLELHSCEISMAWLLKEQDPTVLPLLECIVLDRVPAFRDEHLQGLTRFRALRSLVLGGTYRVTETGLDAGLQELSYLQRLEVLGCTLSADSTLLAISRHLRDVRKIRLTVRGLSAPGLSVLEGMPALESLCLLGPLVTPEMPSPAEILSSCLNMPKLRVLELQGLGWERQEAERILCEGLPHCMVIVRACPKESMDWWM, encoded by the exons ATGGCGACTTTCGCCGACCTGCCGGACTCGGTCCTGCTGGAGGTCTTCTCTTACCTCCCGGTCCGGGACCGGATCCGCGTCTCCAG GGTCTGTCACCGCTGGAAGAGGCTGGTGGACGACCGGTGGCTGTGGCGACACGTCGACCTGACCCTGTATACG ATGCGGCCTAAAGTCATGTGGCACCTCCTTCGCCGCTACATGGCCTCTCGGCTTCATTCCCTGCGCATGGGCGGCTACCTGTTCTCCGGCTCCCAGGCCCCCCAGCTGTCCCCTGCCCTGCTGAGGGCCCTGGGCCAGAAGTGCCCCAACCTGAAGCGACTCTGCCTGCACGTGGCTGACCTGAGCATGGTGCCCATCACCAGCCTGCCCTGCACCCTGAGGACCCTGGAGCTGCACAGCTGTGAGATCTCCATGGCCTGGCTCCTCAAGGAGCAGGACCCCACGGTGCTCCCCCTGCTCGAGTGCATCGTGCTGGACCGCGTCCCCGCCTTCCGCGACGAGCATCTGCAGGGCCTGACCCGCTTCCGTGCCCTGCGCTCGCTGGTGCTGGGCGGCACCTACCGTGTGACCGAGACGGGGCTGGATGCGGGCCTGCAGGAGCTGAGCTACCTGCAGAGGCTGGAGGTGCTGGGGTGCACCCTCTCGGCCGACAGCACCCTCCTGGCCATCAGCCGCCACCTCCGGGACGTGCGCAAGATCCGGCTGACCGTCAGGGGCCTCTCTGCCCCCGGCCTGTCGGTCCTGGAGGGCATGCCGGCCCTGGAGAGTCTGTGCCTGCTGGGCCCGCTCGTCACCCCGGAAATGCCTTCCCCGGCTGAAATCCTCTCCTCCTGCCTCAACATGCCCAAGCTCAGGGTGCTCGAgctgcaggggctgggctgggagcgCCAGGAGGCCGAGAGGATCCTGTGTGAGGGGCTGCCCCACTGCATGGTCATTGTCAGGGCCTGCCCCAAAGAATCCATGGACTGGTGGATGTGA
- the FBXL12 gene encoding F-box/LRR-repeat protein 12 isoform X2: MRPKVMWHLLRRYMASRLHSLRMGGYLFSGSQAPQLSPALLRALGQKCPNLKRLCLHVADLSMVPITSLPCTLRTLELHSCEISMAWLLKEQDPTVLPLLECIVLDRVPAFRDEHLQGLTRFRALRSLVLGGTYRVTETGLDAGLQELSYLQRLEVLGCTLSADSTLLAISRHLRDVRKIRLTVRGLSAPGLSVLEGMPALESLCLLGPLVTPEMPSPAEILSSCLNMPKLRVLELQGLGWERQEAERILCEGLPHCMVIVRACPKESMDWWM, translated from the coding sequence ATGCGGCCTAAAGTCATGTGGCACCTCCTTCGCCGCTACATGGCCTCTCGGCTTCATTCCCTGCGCATGGGCGGCTACCTGTTCTCCGGCTCCCAGGCCCCCCAGCTGTCCCCTGCCCTGCTGAGGGCCCTGGGCCAGAAGTGCCCCAACCTGAAGCGACTCTGCCTGCACGTGGCTGACCTGAGCATGGTGCCCATCACCAGCCTGCCCTGCACCCTGAGGACCCTGGAGCTGCACAGCTGTGAGATCTCCATGGCCTGGCTCCTCAAGGAGCAGGACCCCACGGTGCTCCCCCTGCTCGAGTGCATCGTGCTGGACCGCGTCCCCGCCTTCCGCGACGAGCATCTGCAGGGCCTGACCCGCTTCCGTGCCCTGCGCTCGCTGGTGCTGGGCGGCACCTACCGTGTGACCGAGACGGGGCTGGATGCGGGCCTGCAGGAGCTGAGCTACCTGCAGAGGCTGGAGGTGCTGGGGTGCACCCTCTCGGCCGACAGCACCCTCCTGGCCATCAGCCGCCACCTCCGGGACGTGCGCAAGATCCGGCTGACCGTCAGGGGCCTCTCTGCCCCCGGCCTGTCGGTCCTGGAGGGCATGCCGGCCCTGGAGAGTCTGTGCCTGCTGGGCCCGCTCGTCACCCCGGAAATGCCTTCCCCGGCTGAAATCCTCTCCTCCTGCCTCAACATGCCCAAGCTCAGGGTGCTCGAgctgcaggggctgggctgggagcgCCAGGAGGCCGAGAGGATCCTGTGTGAGGGGCTGCCCCACTGCATGGTCATTGTCAGGGCCTGCCCCAAAGAATCCATGGACTGGTGGATGTGA